GAAGTATTTCACATTCTCCCGGCTGATCTTCACCGCCTTGGGCGACCAGGTCGGGATGCGACTGATCATAAGGAAACCTATGACAACCATGTGAAAGCAGATCAGCAGATCCGGAACGACCAGCCCGCCGGAGAAGGAGAAGGAGACGAACATCGGCAGCATCGCCAGTAGTGCCCCGGCAGGCGAAGGGATGCCGGTGAAGTAGCCAAGGCGTTCGCCCACGACCGGCTCATCCGATTTCGCTGCCACGTTGAACCGCGCCAGCCGCACCACGCAACAGACCGAGAACACCAGCACCGAAATCCACCCGGCGCTGCGCATGTCCTGCAAGGCCCAGAAATAGATCACCAGCGGCGCCGCGACGCCGAAGTTCAGGAAATCCGCGAGCGAATCCAGCTCGGCTCCCATCTTGCTGTCGCTGCCCAGGGCCCGCGCCAACCGCCCGTCAAGACCATCCAGCAGCGCCGCCAGCAGGATCAGCTGCACCGCCAGCACGTAATTGCCCTGCACCCCGAACCGGATCGCCGACAACCCCGCACAGATCGCCCCCACCGTCATGATGTTGGGGAGAAGCTGGATCAGAGCGAATTCATTCTTGGTCTTCTTGGGCAGATCGTCCATGGGGCGGAGGTCAGTCTATAAGGCTCGGTTAGGGATCCTTGGGGCGGCACAGGACTGCATAGCCCCCTGCCCGCCCCAGCCTGCACAATACAGGAGGGTTCCCCCTCCTATGCCCGATTGCGAGGGAGCGTGCAATGGGAGGGGTCGG
This genomic stretch from Phaeobacter gallaeciensis harbors:
- the pssA gene encoding CDP-diacylglycerol--serine O-phosphatidyltransferase — translated: MDDLPKKTKNEFALIQLLPNIMTVGAICAGLSAIRFGVQGNYVLAVQLILLAALLDGLDGRLARALGSDSKMGAELDSLADFLNFGVAAPLVIYFWALQDMRSAGWISVLVFSVCCVVRLARFNVAAKSDEPVVGERLGYFTGIPSPAGALLAMLPMFVSFSFSGGLVVPDLLICFHMVVIGFLMISRIPTWSPKAVKISRENVKYFLVGCAFAGAAVLTYAWTTLVVLCLVYVVLVVWGLIRKVPD